The following is a genomic window from Clostridium sp..
TCAACTGGAGAATTTACAGGTCTTACCAAAAAAGAAAAAAGTGACTTTTTTAAATTCTATGCCGAATACACCAATAATCGTGTTGAACTATATGCAGGCACCGGCTGTATGAATTCTCAAGATACGGTAGAGTTGACAAATGAAATATATTCCATGGGATATGCTGGACCTATGGTAATCGGACCTTATTATTATGGTCTGGATCAGGAAAAAATATTTGTTTTTTATGATACTCTGGCAAAAGCACTGAAAGGTGACCTCTATATTTACAATTTCCCTGCCAGAACAGGGCATTCCATTGATCCACAAACAGTTAAAAGACTTCTGGAGGAAAATAAGAATATCGTTGGATTAAAGGATTCTGTCTCAGAGCCGAATCATACAAACTTAATTTGTCTTGAAGCAGAGGGACATGCATTTACTGTATATTCCGGATTTGACGATCAATTTCTCTATAATATTTCATCAGGTGGAAATGGATGTATCGGAGGTCTTTCTAATATTGTTCCGGAAATATGGAGTGATTTGGTTAAGGCGTCCAACAATAAGGATTTTGATCGATCACTACATATGTCATATTTAATCCATAAACTTATGCCGCTTTATGATATGGACTCGAACTTTTCACTGCTATTCAAAAAGTTGATGGTTCATCGAGGAGTAGATATTTCTACAAAATCAATTTTCCCGTTTGATCAGATGCAGAATACAGTGTACAAAAAGGCAGAAGTTCTTTTGGACAGTGTTCTGGAAGAGTATAGTAAATTATAAATTTTATTATTTATTCTTATTGCATTCATTTGATCTGTAGGGGATTCCCTATGGTTCAATGAGTGCTTTAGAGAACTTTATTTCTTGATTTGAAGATAACGATACCATGTAAGCAATGAAATCGTATTATAGCTACTGAAACTTTAATGGAAATTTTGAAAAGGATTGCTTCTCGGTATAAATTATTAAGAAAGGATGTAAATTATTATGGATTATGTTAATGAGAAAAAGATTTCAAATGGACGCTGGAAACATATTATTCCTCCATGTATTCTTGTATATATAGTTGCATTTATGGATCGTACAAATATAAGTTTTGCAATTGCAGGAGGAATGGATAAGTCATTGGGCATGACTTCAACTATAGCAGGATTGGCATCAGGAATATTTTTTGTAGGATATATGATACTTCAAATTCCAGGTGGAAATTATGCTGAGAAAAAAAGTGCAAAAAAATTTATTGGTATATCTCTTGTTGCATGGGCGGTAC
Proteins encoded in this region:
- a CDS encoding dihydrodipicolinate synthase family protein, whose product is MYKIITPVVTIFDDNEKPDYEANKKVIDFLVEGGVDGILVLGSTGEFTGLTKKEKSDFFKFYAEYTNNRVELYAGTGCMNSQDTVELTNEIYSMGYAGPMVIGPYYYGLDQEKIFVFYDTLAKALKGDLYIYNFPARTGHSIDPQTVKRLLEENKNIVGLKDSVSEPNHTNLICLEAEGHAFTVYSGFDDQFLYNISSGGNGCIGGLSNIVPEIWSDLVKASNNKDFDRSLHMSYLIHKLMPLYDMDSNFSLLFKKLMVHRGVDISTKSIFPFDQMQNTVYKKAEVLLDSVLEEYSKL